In Cedecea neteri, a single genomic region encodes these proteins:
- a CDS encoding NAD(P)H-dependent oxidoreductase translates to MNKILVLAAHRAPEESRINRAGVTALKSIAGVTVHELKREYPDHQIDVEREQALLVEHDAIVLMFPFWWYSSPAILKDWQDQVLTFGFAYGTNGTALHGKKLMVMTSTGGAAEAYRAGGANRYTVEELLLPFHAMANKTGMIWQTPALIQGANTITEALIDEGVNGWLSRIQALKG, encoded by the coding sequence ATGAATAAAATATTAGTGCTGGCGGCACATCGCGCCCCTGAAGAATCCCGTATTAATCGCGCTGGCGTTACGGCCCTGAAAAGTATCGCAGGCGTAACCGTGCACGAGCTTAAGCGTGAGTACCCGGATCACCAGATTGACGTTGAGCGTGAACAGGCGCTGCTGGTGGAACATGATGCGATTGTGCTGATGTTCCCGTTCTGGTGGTACAGCTCCCCGGCAATCCTCAAGGACTGGCAGGATCAGGTGCTAACCTTTGGCTTTGCCTACGGGACTAACGGCACCGCGCTGCACGGCAAAAAGCTGATGGTGATGACGTCGACGGGCGGTGCGGCAGAAGCTTATCGTGCAGGCGGTGCAAACCGCTACACGGTGGAGGAGCTGCTGCTGCCGTTCCACGCGATGGCGAACAAGACCGGTATGATCTGGCAGACGCCTGCGCTTATTCAGGGAGCGAATACGATTACGGAAGCGCTGATCGATGAGGGCGTTAACGGCTGGCTAAGCCGGATTCAGGCGCTGAAAGGGTGA